In the Pseudoliparis swirei isolate HS2019 ecotype Mariana Trench chromosome 21, NWPU_hadal_v1, whole genome shotgun sequence genome, one interval contains:
- the cideb gene encoding cell death activator CIDE-B, with product MDTTSSFIKSVTKRVWSPPQRPFRVCCQDRGTRKGITAGTLEELKERVCHALQLALCALSLSLVCEEDGTEVDSEEFLMTLPDNTMLMALELGQTWRPQPGAVVSKSQEHNKPRTGRDIARVTFDLYRINPKDVFGSLNVKATFQGLYSVSANFECLGPKKILREALRVVSTLLHGAGRLLITSATMIRHIIEGAELWHPQRTEYTASFN from the exons ATGGACACAACATCTTCATTTATCAA ATCGGTGACTAAGCGAGTGTGGTCTCCACCTCAGCGTCCCTTCAGAGTCTGTTGTCAGGACAGGGGGACCAGGAAGGGCATCACAGCCGGGACCTTGGAGGAACtgaaagagagg GTATGCCATGCTTTACAGCTGGCCCTGTGcgcactgtctctgtctctggtttGCGAGGAGGACGGCACGGAGGTAGACTCCGAAGAGTTCCTCATGACCCTGCCCGACAACACCATGCTCATGGCCCTGGAGCTGGGACAGACGTGGAGACCACAGCCC GGTGCAGTCGTGTCCAAATCTCAGGAGCACAACAAGCCTCGGACCGGGAGAGATATAGCTCGagtcacctttgacctttacaggATAAACCCAAAGGATGTGTTTGGCTCCCTGAATGTGAAGGCCACATTTCAAGGCCTGTACTCTGTGAGCGCTAACTTTGAATGTCTGGGGCCAAAGAAAATCCTCAG AGAAGCCCTGCGCGTCGTCTCCACCCTGCTGCACGGTGCCGGACGTCTGCTTATCACTTCCGCCACCATGATCCGCCACATTATCGAAGGCGCCGAGCTTTGGCACCCACAGAGGACGGAGTACACGGCCAGCTTCAACTGA
- the homezb gene encoding homeobox and leucine zipper encoding b, with protein sequence MRQKADEGSPHLGQKPPSAPGKTSSEMSVSRMAFSLNQSTVVCLPLVSEGQRLVWVSSNEINLQLDGAATLSEAFDRFPYLTQTQTAALAQRCSLHPDQVKVWFMAQRLRYGISWDYKDIPNVRMKMAGGGEEEPRKRKGPEVKEDGGKNKKGKKKAGEVREEQGAREGRMMGENASGAEKMEMEHPRKKDIKEEEEDDKRNQKKRKKRITLKDTLGKKRVKQEGEEGVAEGVEERSDGAEEEATNIARLKKKTQVAMMKTAFTNCQYPDVKDYDRLAKVIDIPRYTLVQWFGDMRYYVKKFQPRWLTQEQYSQALANIRYRQYLAELVKLPHGTGEDEKPLPPPVEKRFSNL encoded by the coding sequence ATGAGGCAAAAAGCCGATGAAGGATCCCCCCATCTCGGACAGAAGCCCCCCAGCGCTCCTGGAAAGACTTCATCAGAAATGAGTGTTTCCCGAATGGCTTTCAGTCTGAACCAGAGCACCGTGGTGTGTCTCCCCCTGGTCTCCGAGGGTCAGAGGCTGGTGTGGGTGTCCTCAAACGAGATCAACCTGCAGCTGGATGGTGCAGCCACGCTGAGCGAGGCCTTTGACCGGTTTCCTTAcctgacacagacacagaccgcTGCACTGGCGCAGCGCTGCTCTCTGCAcccagaccaggtgaaggtgtgGTTCATGGCTCAGAGACTCCGCTATGGCATCAGCTGGGACTATAAAGACATCCCCAATGTTCGGATGAAGATGGCAggtgggggagaggaagagccgCGAAAAAGAAAGGGGCCAGAGGTAAAAGAGGATGGGGGAAAGAATAAGAAAGGTAAAAAGAAGGCAGGAGAGGTTCGGGAGGAGCAAGGTGCAAGAGAGGGAAGGATGATGGGAGAAAACGCGAGTGGTGCAGAGAAAATGGAAATGGAGCATCCTCGCAAGAAGgacataaaagaagaagaagaagacgacaaaAGGAATCAGAAGAAGCGCAAAAAACGGATTACATTAAAGGACACGTTGGGAAAGAAGAGAGTGAagcaagagggagaagaaggtgTTGCAGAGGGAGTAGAAGAAAGAAGTGatggagctgaggaggaggcaACAAATATCGCtcgactgaagaagaagacccaGGTGGCGATGATGAAGACTGCTTTCACAAACTGCCAGTATCCAGACGTGAAGGACTACGACCGACTGGCGAAGGTGATCGACATCCCCCGCTACACGTTGGTCCAGTGGTTCGGTGACATGCGCTACTACGTCAAGAAATTCCAACCGCGCTGGCTGACCCAGGAGCAGTACAGCCAGGCGCTGGCCAACATCAGGTACCGGCAGTACCTGGCCGAACTGGTCAAGCTGCCACACGGGACCGGCGAGGACGAGAAACCGCTGCCGCCTCCGGTGGAGAAACGGTTCTCCAATCTGTGA
- the tinf2 gene encoding TERF1-interacting nuclear factor 2 isoform X1, giving the protein MAERKHKENDVSLPFAALQLLAPPVRLVSAALWKVMKQRDVMQYGVLEEVVTSTCETVPGLLTVRHQGKLALGLRGRLILELCSAKPDEKVIAPHLQRMRAPAAMSLSSATVKRDVKIIRTVESFHSLVHTLLKDPTVREHFFKEEFPVDYGPKFDQELEKLLWEFLIRLDQLLPVPNLAQTVMWLSDAPPVLEECAQAATQPQLLKILLEHQTCLGHLEAAASLPPNMGDSILTSLSLPPSGRIPSNGPTGAKRSGADQSGGTRDKTAFITPVIGLMSNEDVPFMIRTKDATNEHLHRKENLKYTVVKERQNPKDGQVRVKGERNESKRSSGMKRKQPDEGEEQCDDEEEEVLDMTGSWKKGMSRSLSRASTVAQKRGEGGGGAVKKEECNRAALKTCMTRLGVKALPEDPSARSLFISCLMNQPRVVLERMTSADGGGAKSPCVKREARRRKSPVKAPTQSQSRPQKPDPDVPGLDDKENLPVLPSISSSPSHQRRNAGDADDYVADSEDEATKNFKVRLFMKRYYKTKHGTYVPTLREYWKPGMTRRDMTSPGSKLR; this is encoded by the exons ATGGCTGAAAGGAAACACAAGGAAAATG ATGTCAGCCTTCCCTTTGCTGCCCTCCAGCTCCTGGCCCCGCCGGTGCGCCTGGTGTCTGCGGCCCTGTGGAAAGTGATGAAGCAGAGGGATGTGATGCAGTACGGGGTTCTGGAGGAGGTCGTGACGTCCACCTGCGAGACCGTCCCGGGGCTGCTCACCGTGAGACACCAGGGCAAGCTGGCACTGGGGCTGAGAGGACGG TTAATCTTGGAGCTGTGCAGTGCCAAGCCAGACGAAAAGGTGATTGCGCCACACCTGCAAAGGATGCGCGCCCCTGCTGCCATGTCactctcctccgctactgtg aaGAGGGATGTAAAAATCATTAGAACAGTGGAAAGTTTCCATTCATTGGTTCACACTCTGCTAAAAGACCCAACAGTGAGGGAACACTTCTTCAAG GAGGAGTTTCCTGTGGATTACGGTCCAAAGTTTgaccaggagctggagaagCTGCTGTGGGAGTTTTTGATTCGACTGGATCAGTTACTTCCGGTTCCCAACTTGGCTCAG ACCGtgatgtggctcagtgacgCCCCCCCTGTGCTGGAGGAGTGTGCGCAGGCGGCCACCCAACCACAGCTCCTGAAGATCTTGCTTGAACATCAGACCTGTCTGGGTCACCTGGAGGCTGCAG catcccTTCCACCAAACATGGGAGACTCCATCCTAACTTCACTTTCTCTGCCGCCTTCTGGAAGAATACCTTCAAATGGACCAACGGGAGCCAAAAGGTCTGGAGCGGACCAGTCCGGTGGCACAAGAGACAAGACGGCCTTCATTACGCCCGTTATCGGACTGATGTCTAACGAAGATGTGCCCTTTATGATCCGGACAAAAGATGCAACAAATGAGCACTTGCACCGCAAAGAGAACTTGAAATACACCGTGGTTAAAGAGAGACAAAACCCCAAAGATGGTCAAGTACGAGTGAAGGGCGAGAGGAACGAATCAAAAAGAAGCAGTGGAATGAAACGCAAGCAACCTGACGAAGGAGAAGAGCAAtgcgatgatgaggaggaggaagtgttgGACATGACTGGATCTTGGAAAAAAGGAATGAGCAGGAGTTTGAGTAGAGCGAGCACTGTCGCGCAGAaaagaggtgaaggaggaggcggagctgtaaAAAAAGAGGAGTGTAACAGGGCGGCCCTGAAAACCTGCATGACCCGGCTGGGTGTCAAAGCGCTGCCTGAAGACCCGTCAGCCCGCTCACTCTTTATCTCCTGCCTGATGAATCAACCCAGAGTTGTTCTAGAAAGAATGACCAGCGCTGACGGGGGAGGAGCTAAATCCCCGTGTGTGAAACGGGAGGCCCGGAGGAGAAAGTCTCCAGTCAAAGCACCAACGCAGAGTCAGAGTCGCCCTCAAAAGCCTGACCCGGATGTCCCTGGCCTGGACGATAAAGA AAATCTACCTGTATTACCGAGTATAAGCAGCTCTCCCTCTCACCAACGTCGTAACGCAG GAGACGCCGACGACTACGTAGCTGATTCTGAGGATGAGGCGACGAAGAACTTCAAAGTCAGG CTGTTCATGAAGCGCTACTACAAGACCAAACACGGCACTTACGTCCCCACTCTGCGGGAGTACTGGAAGCCCGGGATGACGCGGCGGGACATGACGTCACCTGGAAGCAAACTCAGATGa
- the efs gene encoding embryonal Fyn-associated substrate, whose translation MSVSTVLAKALFDNTAESPEELAFRKGDILMVLEQEQGGGPGWWLCSLHGRQGIAPANRLRLLQTAPPPGSDPHRGPVEDSVYLSPVPPLNRTAVSGSAEDMDGVYRSPPGVGEVRGAGLRPGELRRVEDGRPRSHSSSGLRPRPDWDLEGAGRPRSPSLRGRGTEVTGTLYQTPVSPMPSAAQHARQPGAPTASESVYLAPTGVPRAADEPEDTTYLIPRETTGHSDDCYLVPKGTPLADDDVYQSPTGGIVGNAVCSNGLSVTPGTPQLKVSQDTPAMYQTPTPVGANFHRTSATALAHQHPSQLTPIQASPRASLKGGSPSPAVAKGKPSLACHRGSPLLVRAGQVRVPGSPLFARKPPPPAPPVRGVTRKDSAPSSADSNSVTKPAARVSSASLQEEDKQRGGPQSKEDRTNNVLEKSNNALNKRGDKPDYSDDVDEQVYDTPPSGRWQHPVPSSIGDDDDDDSIYDTPRSLPPQTDSESEVYDVPTITLNMSTSDVQPEEGDEDVYSVPTLPGVPLGPGESTTSLSGEDVGPAYRVLASEKRVSSHNRDSSEPDCGIYDMPALTGEVLPHSLSSSSTSTRRLSVSSNGSGDVQWRATLAGFVHSVLSAASGSASALSSRDLAASLAEILSTWKACHSDDPPPTLQQAWARLLDLLPALSAIGNAPPSEGLLTLVQRSLEESALLLQAQGRPRLPSQDSLSRRPLPALPVPDGKPSGGGMGSRKGSWIQERPLPPTPHPAFPMPPTLSTVTLTIGPADGDDDDPSNEYAGIGLTPIPAPVPTGDSVGYVKLQGKPEPLPDILSENGHIQNINADPTLTPSPPLPVSLSLEDSELLSFYSSQSLAHLSCLADAIDVLFSSVQGNQPPRIFVARGKSLIVTAHKLVFIGDTLSRLLTSAGVRAKITTSGGRLCQSLKSVVVATKGAAQNYPSVSATQDMVDRVAELSQQAAGFSTLLQRLAEISS comes from the exons ATGTCTGTCTCC aCGGTATTGGCAAAGGCCCTGTTTGACAACACAGCCGAGAGCCCGGAGGAGCTGGCTTTCCGGAAGGGTGACATACTGATGGTTCTTGAACAAGAGCAGGGTGGTGGCCCGGGCTGGTGGCTCTGCTCCCTGCATGGCAGACAGGGCATCGCCCCTGCGAACCGTCTTCGACTCCTCCAAACCGCCCCACCCCCAGGGTCAGACCCCCACCGTGGCCCCGTTGAGgactctgtctacctgtctcccgtCCCCCCGCTGAACCGGACTGCAGTCAGCGGGAGTGCAGAGGACATGGATGGAGTGTATCGCTCCCCGCCAGGTGTTGGTGAGGTGCGAGGAGCTGGTTTAAGGCCAGGGGAGCTCCGCAGAGTCGAGGACGGGCGCCCACGCTCGCACTCAAGCTCTGGCCTCCGGCCAAGACCTGACTGGGACTTAGAGGGGGCAGGGCGTCCACGCTCACCCTCTCTGAGAGGCCGAGGCACAGAAGTGACAGGAACACTTTATCAGACTCCAGTAAGTCCCATGCCTTCAGCAGCTCAGCACGCCAGACAACCAGGAGCTCCCACAGCTTCAGAGTCGGTGTACCTCGCACCCACTGGAGTTCCAAGGGCAGCTGATGAACCAGAGGACACTACATATCTAATTCCTAGAGAAACAACTGGACACTCGGACGACTGTTATTTGGTGCCCAAAGGTACGCCTCTTGCAGATGACGATGTTTACCAATCCCCAACAGGGGGGATTGTGGGCAATGCTGTGTGCTCTAATGGCCTTAGTGTAACACCTGGTACCCCCCAGCTGAAAGTGAGCCAGGACACACCTGCGATGTACCAAACACCTACCCCTGTGGGAGCAAACTTCCACAGGACTTCTGCCACAGCGTTGGCCCACCAGCACCCATCTCAATTAACCCCTATCCAAGCATCTCCCAGAGCTTCGCTCAAGGGAGGTTCACCCAGCCCCGCTGTTGCAAAGGGCAAACCCAGCCTGGCCTGTCACCGGGGGTCTCCTCTGCTGGTCCGAGCAGGGCAGGTCAGGGTTCCTGGTTCGCCGCTCTTTGCCCGTaaacctcctccaccagctcctccgGTCAGGGGAGTAACCAGGAAAGATTCGGCACCATCATCGGCTGATTCTAACTCTGTAACTAAACCCGCTGCTCGGGTCTCTTCTGCGAGCCTGCAAGAGGAGGACAAACAGAGGGGGGGTCCTCAGAGTAAGGAGGACAGGACGAATAATGTCCTGGAGAAAAGCAACAACGCGCTGAACAAAAGAGGAGATAAACCAGATTACTCGGATGATGTGGATGAGCAG GTGTACGACACCCCTCCCAGTGGCAGATGGCAGCACCCTGTCCCATCTTCcattggtgatgatgatgacgatgatagCATCTATGACACCCCTCGCAGTCTCCCACCACAAACTGATTCTGAGTCGGAG GTCTATGATGTCCCCACCATCACTCTCAATATGTCCACATCAGATGTCCAGCCTGAAGAAGGCGATGAAGACGTATACAGTGTTCCTACACTGCCAGGGGTGCCTCTGGGCCCGGGGGAGTCCACCACCAGCCTCTCTGGCGAGGATGTCGGACCGGCCTATCGCGTCCTAGCATCTGAGAAACGAGTTAGCAGTCACAACCGGGACTCCTCTGAACCCGACTGTGGCATCTACGACATGCCCGCGCTCACCGGCGAAGTGCTCCCTCACTCTTtgtcgtcctcctccacctccactcgcCGCCTCTCCGTTTCTAGCAACGGCTCAGGCGACGTGCAGTGGAGAGCCACACTCGCCGGCTTCGTCCACTCGGTGCTGAGCGCCGCCTCCGGCTCGGCCTCCGCTCTGTCGTCGCGCGACCTGGCCGCCTCGTTGGCCGAAATCCTGTCGACGTGGAAAGCGTGCCATTCGGACGACCCGCCGCCGACTCTTCAGCAGGCGTGGGCTCGTCTGTTGGACCTCCTGCCGGCGTTGTCCGCTATCGGCAACGCGCCGCCGTCCGAAGGGCTGTTGACGCTGGTCCAGCGCTCCTTAGAGGAGAGCGccctcctcctgcaggctcAGGGCCGACCGCGCTTGCCTTCCCAAGACTCCCTGTCCCGCAGGCCGCTGCCCGCGCTCCCAGTGCCCGATGGGAAACCCTCAGGTGGTGGGATGGGCTCCCGTAAAGGAAGCTGGATCCAAGAGCGGCCCCTGCCGCCGACCCCTCACCCCGCCTTCCCCATGCCCCCCACTCTGTCGACGGTGACGCTGACCATCGGCCCCGCTGACGGCGACGACGATGACCCCAGCAACGAGTACGCGGGGATTGGCTTGACCCCGATCCCTGCCCCCGTACCGACTGGGGACAGCGTTGGCTATGTCAAGCTGCAG GGTAAACCTGAGCCACTTCCTGATATTCTGAGTGAGAACGGACACATACAAAACATCAATGCAGATCCAACG TTGACCCCATCCCCTCCGCTTCCTGTGTCCCTCTCCCTGGAGGACTCGGAGCTGCTGTCCTTTTACTCGTCTCAGAGCCTCGCTCACCTCTCCTGCCTGGCGGACGCCATCGACGTGCTATTCAGCAGCGTGCAGGGCAACCAGCCGCCTCGCATCTTCGTAGCCAGGGGAAAGAGTCTCATCGTGACGGCACACAAATTGGTGTTCATTGGGGACACGCTCTCCCGCCTTCTCACCTCCGCCGGCGTCCGGGCCAAG ATCACAACCTCAGGGGGACGACTCTGTCAGTCCTTGAAGTCGGTTGTCGTGGCAACGAAAGGCGCCGCACAAAACTACCCGTCGGTATCCGCCACCCAGGACATGGTGGACCGCGTCGCTGAGCTCTCCCAGCAGGCCGCCGGCTTCTCCACTCTGCTGCAGCGCCTGGCAGAAATATCTTCATGA
- the tinf2 gene encoding TERF1-interacting nuclear factor 2 isoform X2 codes for MAERKHKENDVSLPFAALQLLAPPVRLVSAALWKVMKQRDVMQYGVLEEVVTSTCETVPGLLTVRHQGKLALGLRGRLILELCSAKPDEKVIAPHLQRMRAPAAMSLSSATVKRDVKIIRTVESFHSLVHTLLKDPTVREHFFKEEFPVDYGPKFDQELEKLLWEFLIRLDQLLPVPNLAQTVMWLSDAPPVLEECAQAATQPQLLKILLEHQTCLGHLEAAASLPPNMGDSILTSLSLPPSGRIPSNGPTGAKRSGADQSGGTRDKTAFITPVIGLMSNEDVPFMIRTKDATNEHLHRKENLKYTVVKERQNPKDGQVRVKGERNESKRSSGMKRKQPDEGEEQCDDEEEEVLDMTGSWKKGMSRSLSRASTVAQKRGEGGGGAVKKEECNRAALKTCMTRLGVKALPEDPSARSLFISCLMNQPRVVLERMTSADGGGAKSPCVKREARRRKSPVKAPTQSQSRPQKPDPDVPGLDDKESYKEELYLRFNCI; via the exons ATGGCTGAAAGGAAACACAAGGAAAATG ATGTCAGCCTTCCCTTTGCTGCCCTCCAGCTCCTGGCCCCGCCGGTGCGCCTGGTGTCTGCGGCCCTGTGGAAAGTGATGAAGCAGAGGGATGTGATGCAGTACGGGGTTCTGGAGGAGGTCGTGACGTCCACCTGCGAGACCGTCCCGGGGCTGCTCACCGTGAGACACCAGGGCAAGCTGGCACTGGGGCTGAGAGGACGG TTAATCTTGGAGCTGTGCAGTGCCAAGCCAGACGAAAAGGTGATTGCGCCACACCTGCAAAGGATGCGCGCCCCTGCTGCCATGTCactctcctccgctactgtg aaGAGGGATGTAAAAATCATTAGAACAGTGGAAAGTTTCCATTCATTGGTTCACACTCTGCTAAAAGACCCAACAGTGAGGGAACACTTCTTCAAG GAGGAGTTTCCTGTGGATTACGGTCCAAAGTTTgaccaggagctggagaagCTGCTGTGGGAGTTTTTGATTCGACTGGATCAGTTACTTCCGGTTCCCAACTTGGCTCAG ACCGtgatgtggctcagtgacgCCCCCCCTGTGCTGGAGGAGTGTGCGCAGGCGGCCACCCAACCACAGCTCCTGAAGATCTTGCTTGAACATCAGACCTGTCTGGGTCACCTGGAGGCTGCAG catcccTTCCACCAAACATGGGAGACTCCATCCTAACTTCACTTTCTCTGCCGCCTTCTGGAAGAATACCTTCAAATGGACCAACGGGAGCCAAAAGGTCTGGAGCGGACCAGTCCGGTGGCACAAGAGACAAGACGGCCTTCATTACGCCCGTTATCGGACTGATGTCTAACGAAGATGTGCCCTTTATGATCCGGACAAAAGATGCAACAAATGAGCACTTGCACCGCAAAGAGAACTTGAAATACACCGTGGTTAAAGAGAGACAAAACCCCAAAGATGGTCAAGTACGAGTGAAGGGCGAGAGGAACGAATCAAAAAGAAGCAGTGGAATGAAACGCAAGCAACCTGACGAAGGAGAAGAGCAAtgcgatgatgaggaggaggaagtgttgGACATGACTGGATCTTGGAAAAAAGGAATGAGCAGGAGTTTGAGTAGAGCGAGCACTGTCGCGCAGAaaagaggtgaaggaggaggcggagctgtaaAAAAAGAGGAGTGTAACAGGGCGGCCCTGAAAACCTGCATGACCCGGCTGGGTGTCAAAGCGCTGCCTGAAGACCCGTCAGCCCGCTCACTCTTTATCTCCTGCCTGATGAATCAACCCAGAGTTGTTCTAGAAAGAATGACCAGCGCTGACGGGGGAGGAGCTAAATCCCCGTGTGTGAAACGGGAGGCCCGGAGGAGAAAGTCTCCAGTCAAAGCACCAACGCAGAGTCAGAGTCGCCCTCAAAAGCCTGACCCGGATGTCCCTGGCCTGGACGATAAAGA GTCTTATAAAGAGGAACTTTATTTACGATTCAACTGCATTTAA
- the dhrs4 gene encoding dehydrogenase/reductase SDR family member 4 has translation MVMLQSVSRCLRTNPVTGRRSMSQSSLAGKVAIITASTEGIGLAAAQALGKRGAHVVVSSRRQANVDKAVALLQSQNIQVTGTTCNIGKGEDREKLVQTALDQCGGIDILVSNAAVNPFFGNIMDSTEDVWDKILSVNVKSAFLITKLVVPHMKKRGGGNVVFVSSVAGYQPMQALGPYSVSKTALLGLTRALAPELAHSNIRVNCVAPGIIKTRFSSALWGNEDVMDEFKSQLSIKRVGEPEEVGGVIAFLCSDEASYITGETITVTGGIGCRL, from the exons ATG GTGATGTTGCAGAGTGTATCCAGGTGCCTTAGGACTAATCCTGTTACTGGCCGAAGAAGTATGTCTCAAAGTAGCCTTGCTGGAAAGGTCGCCATAATTACTGCCTCCACAGAAGG aatTGGTCTGGCTGCAGCTCAGGCTCTGGGAAAGAGAGGAGCCCATGTGGTGGTGAGCAGCCGGCGGCAGGCCAACGTGGACAAGGCCGTGGCGTTGCTGCAGAGCCAGAACATCCAAGTGACTGGCACCACCTGTAACATCGGCAAAGGAGAAGACAGAGAAAAACTGGTCCAAACG GCTCTGGATCAGTGCGGGGGCATAGATATCCTGGTATCCAACGCAGCAGTCAACCCTTTCTTCGGAAACATCATGGACTCCACAGAGGACGTCTGGGACAAG ATCCTGTCTGTAAATGTGAAATCAGCCTTCCTCATTACTAAGTTGGTGGTGCCTCATATGAAGAAGAGGGG AGGGGGGAATGTGGTATTTGTGTCCTCTGTGGCTGGATACCAACCGATGCAG GCCCTGGGCCCGTACAGTGTGAGTAAGACGGCGCTGCTGGGTCTGACCCGGGCGCTGGCCCCTGAGCTGGCCCACAGTAACATCAGAGTCAACTGCGTGGCCCCTGGGATCATCAAGACCCGCTTCAGCTCTGCG TTATGGGGAAATGAAGACGTCATGGACGAGTTTAAAAGCCAGCTCAGCATTAAAAG AGTCGGAGAGCCGGAGGAGGTCGGGGGGGTGATTGCCTTCTTGTGCTCCGACGAGGCGTCCTACATCACGGGAGAGACCATCACGGTGACCGGAGGGATCGGCTGCCGACTCTGA